The following are encoded in a window of Castanea sativa cultivar Marrone di Chiusa Pesio chromosome 5, ASM4071231v1 genomic DNA:
- the LOC142635939 gene encoding sister chromatid cohesion protein PDS5 homolog A isoform X1, whose amino-acid sequence MAQKLQLQLKEVGSKLETLPSTKDSLVKLLKQAATCLSELDQSPSASIMESMQPFLNAIVKPELLRHQDRDVKLLVATCICEITRITAPEAPYSDDVLKDIFRLIVSTFSGLSDTSGPSFGRRVVILETLAKYRSCVVMLDLECDDLVNEMFSTFFAVASDDHSESVLSSMQTIMVVLLEESEDVREDLLFVILSILGRNRSDITMAARRLAMNVVEHCAGKLEAGIKQFLVSSISGDNRSLNSQIDHHEVIFDIYRCAPQILLGVAPYLTGELLTDQLDTRLKAVGLVGDLFSLPGTAIPEAFQPIFSEFLKRLTDRVVEVRMCVLEHVKSCLLSNPLRAEAAQIIDALCDRLLDFDENVRKQVVAVICDVACQALNAIPLETVKLVAERVRDKSLLVKKYTMERLAEIYRVYCLKCSDGSIMSDDFDWIPGKILRCFYDKDFRSDTIESILCGSLFPIESSVKDIVKHWVRVFSGFDKVEVKALERILEQKQRLQQEMQRYLSLRQMNQDGDAPEIQKKVIFCFRIMSRSFADPTKAEENFQILDQLKDANIWKILTNLVDPNTNFHQAYTFRDDLLRILGEKHRLYEFLSNLSVKCSYLLFNKEHVKEILLEAATQKSTGNAQYTQSCMNILVILARFSPLLLSGSEGELLNFLKDDDEIIKEGVLHVLARAGGTIREQLADSLADSLSSIDLILERLCLEGSRRQAKYAVHALAAITKDDGLKSLSVLYKRLVDMLEEKTHLPAVLQSLGCIAQTAMPVFETRESEIEDFIINKILKCSNKAEDDSKASWDDRSELCLLKIFGIKTLVKSYLPVKDAHVRPGINGLLDILRNILSLGEISKDIESSSVDKAHLRLASAKGILRLSKHWDEKIPVDIFYLTLRTSEISFPQAKKLFLSKVHQYIKDRHLDAKYACAFLIGSKPLEFEEDKQNLADIIQMYHQAKARQLSVQSDGNSLTNYPEYILPFLVHALAHHSCPNIDECKDVKAFELIYRQLHLIISMLVQRDEDAKSEASTNKEKEKEVISVINSIFHSIKCSEDVVDAAKSKNSHAICDLGLSITKRLAAKEDDLQGLTASIPLPSMVYKSFEKKEGDDSVANVEQTWLADENILTHFESLKLETDEKQVFSEGAQDEEKHGEVDGNEIPIGKMLKHLKSKGAKAKQVKKNKSSPAEAKKAENDVDILKMVREINIDNLGMSTKFESSNGHEHFPSKKAKVDPKHEKGKKRIASDATSVQVPKRRRSSPAHSAFRSPTSTSKSRSRVSGDEFDRGRLSPVQSIEMDQDTGSDVKDKISTQKKKVAGAETDLLVSSIQKNKSSSSKQKGKLSDRGHNDEENEVGEANDHDVEKPNVLTETDKINISSNVKSPMGSSRKRKRRSIAGLAKCTSKAGGLDIEDLSGCRIKVWWPMDKKFYQGTVKSYDPLKGKHVVLYEDGDVEVLRLEKERWELVDNGRKPSKQKQKLNSSKGTPSKEVSPGKKNKNSGGSHRNKESIKNVKGKRTPKRNPKHGRKGVLKSDLGEAEDKGNSDMPNPEPTTSSKADEMNSDDSEGEQAEMDENLTDSEEPEKEVKSVSKTKQLEDTEKSPDLADEPGGEENPDSEGISAEDSETVPQDSQNGPEEKSHSEDKEADESSSTLKEVSNEEDKSDSEGNQETNESSPTKPKKPRRESLDPSDAPDAEISDDEPLMKWKRRAGKRKSGSRR is encoded by the exons aTGGCTCAGAAGCTTCAGCTTCAGCTGAAGGAGGTCGGATCCAAGCTCGAGACTCTTCCTTCTACCAAAGACTCTCTCGTCAAGCTCTTGAAG CAAGCTGCAACATGTCTCTCTGAGTTGGATCAATCACCATCGGCTTCAATCATGGAGTCAATGCAGCCTTTTCTTAATGCAATCGTCAAGCCTGAATTGCTGAGGCATCAAGATAGGGATGTCAAGCTTCTAGTAGCAACATGTATCTGTGAGATAACCCGCATTACTGCACCTGAAGCTCCTTACAGTGATGATGTTCTAAAG GATATCTTTCGTTTGATTGTGAGCACTTTTAGTGGGTTAAGTGATACGAGTGGTCCATCATTTGGTAGGAGAGTGGTCATTTTGGAGACTCTTGCAAAATATAGGTCATGTGTTGTGATGTTGGATCTTGAATGTGATGATCTGGTGAATGAAATGTTCAGTACATTTTTTGCTGTTGCCAG TGATGATCATTCAGAAAGTGTTCTGTCATCAATGCAAACAATTATGGTTGTACTCTTAGAGGAGAGTGAGGATGTCAGGGAGGATCTTTTGTTTGTTATATTGTCTATACTGGGTCGTAATAGAAGT GATATTACTATGGCTGCAAGGAGGCTTGCGATGAATGTCGTAGAGCACTGTGCAGGAAAACTTGAAGCTGGCATAAAACAGTTCCTTGTATCATCAATTTCAGGAGATAATAGGTCGTTAAATAGCCAAATTGACCACCATGAAGttatttttgatatatatcGCTGTGCTCCTCAGATCCTATTAGGAGTAGCCCCATACCTTACAGGAGAGCTACTG ACTGATCAGCTAGATACTCGGTTAAAAGCAGTGGGGTTAGTTGGAGACCTATTTTCTCTGCCAGGCACTGCTATCCCTGAAGCATTTCAGCCTATCTTTTCAGAGTTTTTGAAGAGGTTGACTGACAGAGTTGTTGAGGTTCGAATGTGTGTTCTTGAACATGTCAAGAGCTGTCTGCTCTCTAATCCCTTAAGAGCTGAAGCTGCTCAAATAATTG ATGCACTTTGTGACCGGCTGTTGGACTTTGACGAAAATGTACGAAAACAAGTTGTTGCTGTAATCTGCGATGTGGCATGTCAGGCTCTAAATGCTATCCCTCTTGAAACTGTAAAACTTGTAGCTGAGCGCGTTCGGGACAAATCT CtccttgttaaaaaatataccATGGAGAGACTGGCTGAGATATACAGGGTGTATTGCTTGAAGTGCTCTGATGGCTCAATTATGTCTGATGACTTTGACTGGATTCCTGGGAAGATTTTAAGATGTTTTTATGACAAAGATTTCCG ATCAGATACAATTGAATCTATTCTGTGTGGGTCCTTGTTCCCAATTGAGTCCTCGGTCAAAGACATAGTTAAGCATTGGGTAAGAGTTTTCTCGGGCTTTGATAAAGTTGAGGTGAAGGCCCTTGAGAGGATACTGGAGCAGAAGCAAAG GTTACAACAAGAGATGCAGAGATATCTATCTCTTAGGCAAATGAATCAG GATGGTGATGCTCCTGAGAtccaaaaaaaagtgattttctGCTTCCGAATTATGTCTCGTTCGTTTGCTGACCCTACAAAGGCTGAAGAGAATTTTCAGATCCTTGATCAATTGAAAGATGCTAATATCTGGAAGATTTTGACAAATCTTGTTGATCCAAACACTAACTTCCATCAAGCTTATACTTTTCGG GATGATTTGCTTAGGATACTTGGTGAGAAACATCGACTCTATGAATTTCTGAGCAATCTCTCTGTGAAGTgttcttatttacttttcaacAAGGAGCATGTGAAAGAAATACTTTTGGAGGCTGCCACACAAAAATCCACCGGGAATGCACAATATACTCAATCATGCATGAATATACTAGTG ATCCTTGCACGCTTCAGTCCATTGCTGCTCAGTGGTTCTGAAGGggaattattaaattttcttaaagatgatgatgaaataataaaagaaggTGTCTTGCATGTTCTAGCAAGGGCTGGTGGTACCATCCGAGAACAGCTGGCAGATTCCCTGGCTGATTCATTGAG TTCCATAGACCTTATATTGGAGAGGCTATGTTTAGAAGGGAGTCGAAGACAGGCCAAGTATGCTGTACATGCCTTGGCTGCCATAACAAAGGATGATGGACTTAAGTCACTTTCTGTTTTATACaag AGGCTTGTGGATATGTTGGAGGAGAAGACACATTTGCCTGCTGTACTACAATCTCTAGGGTGTATAGCACAGACTGCAATGCCAGTTTTTGAAACCAGAGAGAGTGAAATTGAAGATTTCATAATAAACAAGATTTTGAAGTGCAGTAAT AAAGCAGAAGATGATTCAAAAGCATCTTGGGATGACAGAAGTGAACTTTGTTTGTTAAAG ATTTTTGGCATCAAGACTTTGGTTAAAAGCTATTTGCCTGTTAAAGATGCTCATGTTCGTCCTGGCATCAATGGTCTTCTGGATATCCTCAGAAACATACTTTCTTTGGGAGAGATATCAAAAGACATAGAATCAAG CTCAGTTGATAAGGCCCATTTGAGGCTTGCTTCTGCAAAGGGGATTCTTCGTCTTTCAAAGCATTGGGATGAGAAGATTCCTGTTGATATCTTCTACTTAACCTTGAGGACATCAGAG ATTAGTTTCCCTCAAGCTAAAAAACTATTCCTGAGCAAAGTCCATCAGTATATAAAGGATCGACATTTGGATGCAAAATATGCGTGTGCATTCTTAATCGGATCCAAGCCGCTAGAGTTTGAAGAG GATAAACAGAACCTTGCTGACATTATTCAAATGTATCATCAAGCAAAGGCTCGACAACTCTCTGTGCAATCTGATGGAAATTCCTTGACAAATTATCCTGAATACATTCTCCCATTCCTGGTTCATGCCCTTGCTCATCATTCATGTCCCAATATTGATGAATGTAAGGATGTCAAAGCATTTGAACTAATATACAG GCAATTGCACTTAATTATTTCTATGCTGGTGCAAAGAGATGAAGATGCCAAGTCAGAAGCTAGTACCAACaaggaaaaggagaaagaagTTATTTCTGTTATTAACTCTATCTTTCATAGTATCAAGTGCTCTGAGGATGTGGTTGATGCAGCAAAATCAAAG AACTCGCATGCTATTTGTGACCTTGGGTTGTCAATCACCAAGCGTCTAGCTGCGAAGGAGGATGACTTACAAGGGTTGACTGCATCAATCCCTTTGCCGTCTATGGTGTATAaatcgtttgaaaagaaagaaggggaTGACTCTGTG GCCAATGTGGAGCAAACATGGTTGGCCGATGAAAACATCTTGACTCACTTTGAATCACTTAAGTTAGAAACTGATGAAAAG CAGGTTTTTTCTGAAGGAGCTCAGGATGAAGAAAAACATGGTGAAGTAGATGGAAATGAAATTCCCATAGGGAAAATGTTAAAACACTTAAAATCTAAGGGGGCCAAGGCTAAACAGGTGAAAAAGAACAAGTCTTCACCAGCTGAAGCAAAAAAGGCTGAAAATGATGTTGATATCTTGAAAATGGTGAGGGAAATTAATATTGATAACTTGGGGATGTCCACTAAGTTTGAATCAAGCAACGGTCATGAACATTTTCCAAGTAAGAAAGCAAAAGTTGATCCTAAGCatgaaaaaggtaaaaagaGAATTGCTAGTGATGCAACATCTGTTCAAGTACCGAAACGCCGGAGATCATCACCAGCTCACAGTGCTTTCAGATCACCGACTAGTACTTCAAAGTCCCGTTCAAGAGTTTCTGGGGATGAATTTGATAGAGGCAGGCTTTCCCCAGTTCAATCCATTGAAATGGATCAAGACACTGGCTCTGATGTAAAAGACAAAATATCTACGCAGAAGAAAAAGGTTGCAGGTGCTGAGACAGACTTGTTGGTATCTTCCATTCAAAAGAACAAAAGCTCCTCATCAAAACAAAAGGGCAAGTTGTCTGACCGGGGCCATAATGATGAGGAAAATGAAGTGGGAGAAGCCAATGACCATGACGTGGAG AAGCCTAATGTGCTGACAGAGACTGATAAAATTAACATAAGTAGTAATGTCAAGTCTCCAATGGGGTCTAGCAGGAAGCGGAAGAGGAGAAGCATTGCAGGATTGGCGAAG TGCACATCAAAGGCTGGTGGACTAGATATCGAAGATCTGAGTGGTTGCAGAATAAAAGTTTGGTGGCCTATGGATAAGAA ATTTTATCAAGGCACGGTTAAGTCTTATGATCCTCTAAAAGGAAAGCATGTG GTATTATATGAAGATGGGGATGTGGAAGTTCTCCGTTTAGAAAAGGAGCGCTGGGAGCTTGTTGACAATGGTCGCAAGCCTTCAAAG CAAAAACAGAAGTTAAATTCATCAAAGGGCACCCCTTCGAAAGAAGT GTCACCtgggaagaaaaataaaaattcaggtGGTTCTCATCGGAATAAGGAATCAATTAAGAA tgttaaaggaaaaagaacTCCAAAAAGAAATCCAAAGCACGGACGGAAGGGTGTATTAAAAAGTGACTTGGGTGAAGCTGAAGACAAAGGGAATTCTGACATGCCAAATCCTGAACCCACCACATCATCCAAAGCAGATGAAATGAACTCAG ATGATTCAGAAGGGGAACAAGCTGAAATGGATGAAAACCTAACAGATAGTGAGGAACCTGAGAAGGAGGTGAAGTCagtttcaaaaacaaaacagttGGAAGACACGGAGAAGAGCCCAGATCTTGCAGATGAACCTGGTGGAGAAGAAAATCCCGATTCTGAAGGGATAAGTGCTGAAGATAGCGAGACTGTCCCACAAGATAGTCAAAATGGTCCTGAAGAGAAATCTCATTCAGAAGATAAAGAAGCAGATGAATCAAGCAGCACCTTGAAAGAGGTATCTAATGAAGAAGACAAATCCGATTCAGAAGGGAATCAAGAAACCAATGAAAGCAGTCCCACAAAACCGAAGAAGCCTAGAAGAGAGTCATTAGATCCTTCTGATGCCCCTGATGCTGAAATTTCTGATGATGAGCCTCTT ATGAAGTGGAAGCGGCGAGCAGGGAAAAGGAAAAGTGGCTCAAGACGGTAG